From one Cyanobacterium stanieri PCC 7202 genomic stretch:
- a CDS encoding hypothetical protein (PFAM: Protein of unknown function (DUF2997)~KEGG: cyc:PCC7424_0837 hypothetical protein~SPTR: Putative uncharacterized protein) has product MGMETLEFIIYPDGRVKEKVTGIVGKSCEEVTRAIEEQLGVVISSQKTSDYYQQKLESENQIQNQNW; this is encoded by the coding sequence ATGGGAATGGAAACTTTAGAATTTATTATTTATCCTGATGGTAGGGTAAAGGAAAAGGTTACTGGAATTGTAGGAAAGTCTTGTGAGGAGGTGACTAGGGCGATCGAGGAACAGTTGGGAGTAGTCATTTCCAGCCAAAAAACATCGGATTATTATCAGCAAAAATTAGAATCTGAAAATCAAATTCAGAATCAGAATTGGTAA
- a CDS encoding protein of unknown function DUF1257 (PFAM: Protein of unknown function (DUF1257)~InterPro IPR009666~KEGG: cyt:cce_3653 hypothetical protein~PFAM: protein of unknown function DUF1257~SPTR: Putative uncharacterized protein), translating to MSHFSSIKTQIRNLTSLKSALNDLKIDWKEGPSPVRGYQGQTSQADLVIEQENDYDIGFSWNGQHYELVADLQYWQQPWTVDGFLQRVTQNYALHTVLTESSQKGFAVTEQQKNEDGSIRLVVQRWS from the coding sequence ATGTCACATTTTAGTAGCATCAAGACACAAATACGCAATCTAACTTCTCTCAAATCTGCCTTAAATGACCTAAAAATTGACTGGAAGGAAGGTCCTTCCCCAGTTCGTGGTTATCAAGGACAAACTAGCCAAGCTGATTTGGTCATTGAACAGGAAAACGATTATGATATTGGTTTTAGCTGGAATGGTCAACATTATGAGTTAGTGGCTGATTTACAATACTGGCAACAGCCTTGGACTGTTGATGGTTTTTTACAGCGTGTAACTCAAAATTATGCTTTACATACTGTTTTGACTGAATCTAGTCAAAAAGGGTTCGCTGTGACGGAACAACAAAAAAATGAGGATGGTTCTATCCGTTTAGTGGTACAGCGTTGGAGTTAG